A part of Trichocoleus sp. FACHB-46 genomic DNA contains:
- a CDS encoding peptidylprolyl isomerase yields MTQAKIGDTVTVHYTGRLDDGTVFDSSTNRDPLQFTLGQGDLIPGFEKAVVGMAPGESKTEKIPVEQAYGPYREEMVVEIDRQQMPEDLEPEVGQQLQVREETGGVIPVVITDVNDGTVTLDANHPLAGEELTFDIQLVNIA; encoded by the coding sequence ATGACACAAGCAAAAATTGGTGATACCGTAACTGTTCACTACACAGGTCGTCTAGATGATGGCACTGTATTTGATTCCTCGACTAATCGTGATCCACTACAATTCACCCTTGGTCAGGGCGATCTAATTCCTGGTTTTGAGAAAGCCGTTGTCGGCATGGCTCCCGGAGAATCTAAAACCGAAAAAATTCCAGTCGAGCAAGCTTATGGCCCTTACCGCGAAGAAATGGTCGTAGAGATCGATCGGCAGCAGATGCCGGAAGATTTAGAGCCTGAGGTGGGTCAACAGTTGCAAGTTCGCGAAGAAACCGGGGGTGTGATCCCGGTGGTGATTACGGATGTCAACGATGGCACCGTGACTCTAGATGCCAATCACCCTCTGGCGGGCGAGGAGTTAACTTTCGATATTCAACTGGTAAATATTGCCTAA